From a single Populus trichocarpa isolate Nisqually-1 chromosome 17, P.trichocarpa_v4.1, whole genome shotgun sequence genomic region:
- the LOC7496648 gene encoding glycerol-3-phosphate dehydrogenase [NAD(+)] isoform X2, which produces MAPPAAMEETAPTINLLSNINDGNNAASQISRVTVVGSGNWGSVAAKLIASNTLKLASFHDEVRMWVFEETLPTGQKLTEVINQTNENVKYLPGIKLGKNVVADPDLDNAVRDAKMLVFVTPHQFMDGICKRLVGKLKEDVVAISLIKGMEVKMEGPHMISTLISEQLRVNCCVLMGANIANEIAVEKFSEATVGYRENREVAEKWVRLFSTPYFVVTPVQDVEGVELCGTLKNVVALAAGFVDGLEMGNNTKAAIMRIGLREMRAFSKLLFSSVKDSTFFESCGVADLITTCLGGRNRRVAEAFAKNGGKRSFDELEAEMLQGQKLQGVSTAREVYEVLRHRGWLELFPLFATVHEISAGRLPPSAIVEYSEHKPNCSLV; this is translated from the exons atgGCTCCTCCTGCTGCCATGGAAGAAACTGCACCAACTATTAACCTTCTCTCCAATATTAATGATGGTAATAATGCTGCTTCACAGATATCTAGAGTCACTGTTGTTGGCAGTGGCAATTGGGGTAGTGTTGCCGCTAAGCTCATTGCTTCTAACACCCTCAAGCTTGCTTCTTTTCATG ATGAAGTGAGGATGTGGGTGTTTGAGGAGACATTGCCAACTGGTCAGAAGCTCACCGAGGTCATCAATCAAACCAAT GAAAACGTAAAATATCTCCCTGGCATAAAGCTTGGCAAAAACGTAGTTGCGGACCCTGACCTTGATAATGCAG TGCGGGATGCAAAGATGTTGGTATTTGTGACCCCACATCAATTCATGGACGGTATATGCAAGAGACTTGTCGGAAAGCTAAAGGAAGATGTGGTGGCTATTTCACTCATCAAAGGCATGGAGGTCAAGATGGAAGGTCCACACATGATTTCCACTCTCATCTCTGAGCAGCTCAGGGTTAATTGTTGTGTGCTGATGGGAGCAAACATTGCAAATGAg ATTGCTGTCGAGAAGTTCAGTGAAGCAACAGTTGGATACAGAGAAAACAGAGAAGTTGCAGAAAAATGGGTTCGGTTATTTAGTACCCCTTATTTCGTGGTCACACCT GTTCAAGATGTGGAGGGAGTTGAACTGTGTGGGACTTTGAAGAATGTTGTGGCTTTAGCAGCAG GTTTTGTGGACGGTCTGGAAATGGGAAATAACACGAAG GCTGCGATAATGAGAATTGGTCTAAGGGAGATGAGAGCCTTTTCCAAATTACTGTTTTCCTCTGTTAAGGACAGCACATTCTTTGAAAGCTGCGGTGTAGCTGATCTCATCACAACATGCT TGGGAGGAAGAAACAGGAGAGTTGCAGAGGCTTTTGCTAAGAATGGAGGAAAAAG GTCTTTTGATGAGCTTGAAGCAGAGATGTTGCAGGGCCAAAAGTTACAG GGTGTCTCAACTGCAAGAGAAGTTTATGAAGTTTTAAGGCACCGTGGATGGCTAGAGCTCTTTCCACTTTTTGCAACAGTACATGAGATCTCCGCTGGACGTCTTCCACCATCAGCTATAGTAGAATATAGCGAGCACAAGCCTAACTGCTCCCTG GTGTAA
- the LOC7496648 gene encoding glycerol-3-phosphate dehydrogenase [NAD(+)] isoform X1 encodes MAPPAAMEETAPTINLLSNINDGNNAASQISRVTVVGSGNWGSVAAKLIASNTLKLASFHDEVRMWVFEETLPTGQKLTEVINQTNENVKYLPGIKLGKNVVADPDLDNAVRDAKMLVFVTPHQFMDGICKRLVGKLKEDVVAISLIKGMEVKMEGPHMISTLISEQLRVNCCVLMGANIANEIAVEKFSEATVGYRENREVAEKWVRLFSTPYFVVTPVQDVEGVELCGTLKNVVALAAGFVDGLEMGNNTKAAIMRIGLREMRAFSKLLFSSVKDSTFFESCGVADLITTCLGGRNRRVAEAFAKNGGKRSFDELEAEMLQGQKLQGVSTAREVYEVLRHRGWLELFPLFATVHEISAGRLPPSAIVEYSEHKPNCSLVEGSAQYF; translated from the exons atgGCTCCTCCTGCTGCCATGGAAGAAACTGCACCAACTATTAACCTTCTCTCCAATATTAATGATGGTAATAATGCTGCTTCACAGATATCTAGAGTCACTGTTGTTGGCAGTGGCAATTGGGGTAGTGTTGCCGCTAAGCTCATTGCTTCTAACACCCTCAAGCTTGCTTCTTTTCATG ATGAAGTGAGGATGTGGGTGTTTGAGGAGACATTGCCAACTGGTCAGAAGCTCACCGAGGTCATCAATCAAACCAAT GAAAACGTAAAATATCTCCCTGGCATAAAGCTTGGCAAAAACGTAGTTGCGGACCCTGACCTTGATAATGCAG TGCGGGATGCAAAGATGTTGGTATTTGTGACCCCACATCAATTCATGGACGGTATATGCAAGAGACTTGTCGGAAAGCTAAAGGAAGATGTGGTGGCTATTTCACTCATCAAAGGCATGGAGGTCAAGATGGAAGGTCCACACATGATTTCCACTCTCATCTCTGAGCAGCTCAGGGTTAATTGTTGTGTGCTGATGGGAGCAAACATTGCAAATGAg ATTGCTGTCGAGAAGTTCAGTGAAGCAACAGTTGGATACAGAGAAAACAGAGAAGTTGCAGAAAAATGGGTTCGGTTATTTAGTACCCCTTATTTCGTGGTCACACCT GTTCAAGATGTGGAGGGAGTTGAACTGTGTGGGACTTTGAAGAATGTTGTGGCTTTAGCAGCAG GTTTTGTGGACGGTCTGGAAATGGGAAATAACACGAAG GCTGCGATAATGAGAATTGGTCTAAGGGAGATGAGAGCCTTTTCCAAATTACTGTTTTCCTCTGTTAAGGACAGCACATTCTTTGAAAGCTGCGGTGTAGCTGATCTCATCACAACATGCT TGGGAGGAAGAAACAGGAGAGTTGCAGAGGCTTTTGCTAAGAATGGAGGAAAAAG GTCTTTTGATGAGCTTGAAGCAGAGATGTTGCAGGGCCAAAAGTTACAG GGTGTCTCAACTGCAAGAGAAGTTTATGAAGTTTTAAGGCACCGTGGATGGCTAGAGCTCTTTCCACTTTTTGCAACAGTACATGAGATCTCCGCTGGACGTCTTCCACCATCAGCTATAGTAGAATATAGCGAGCACAAGCCTAACTGCTCCCTGGTAGAAGGCTCTGCTCAATACTTTTAA
- the LOC7461315 gene encoding protein SIEVE ELEMENT OCCLUSION B has translation MASGLPFGLPAPSASTMNQQLIRSDRSMITMSDDNVMMKRIVETHAPDGREVDVKPLLHLVEDILKRATLQTDTSLTTSQAHAESEDKTNHANFAVMLDSLSYTIDRISCEIAYKGGADGHATTVELFNMLASYSWDAKLVLTLAAFALNYGEFWLLAQIYSSNQLAKSMAILKQLPNILEHSGPLKPRFDALNNLIKVMMDVTRCVVEFKDLPPTYISHEVSALSAAMAHVPTAVYWTVRSVLACAAQITSLTTMGYEFSISTTKAWELSTLAHKLSNILEHLRRQLATCYQYIDEKRNVEAYQMLLNLFEMIHIDNMKVLKALIYAKDDIQPLIDGSNKRRVHLDVLRRKNVLLLISGLDISNDELAILEQIYNESSHHGTRLDSQYDLVWIPITDHSVQWTDPLKEKFESLQNSMPWYTVYHPSLIDKAAIRFIKEVWHFRNKPILVVLDPQGKVVSPNALHMMWIWGSNAFPFTSLREESLWREETWRLELLVDGIDPVILNWIKEEKYIFMYGGDDVEWVRKFTNTARAVAQAARIPLEMVYVGKSRKREQIRRVMGTINVEKLSYAWQDLTMIWFFWTRLESMLFSKIQLGKVDDHDPMMQAIKKLLSYDREGGWAVLSKGSSVVVNGHGTTVLPTLVEYDLWKEQVPVKGFDLAFQEHHGNLHDIVHPCSRFEFPMTAGRIPETLKCPECNRSMEKFTTFLCCHDVLLQ, from the exons ATGGCATCAGGTCTCCCGTTCGGGCTCCCTGCCCCCTCAGCATCTACGATGAACCAGCAACTGATCAGGAGTGACCGCAGCATGATTACGATGTCTGATGACAATGTGATGATGAAACGAATTGTAGAAACTCATGCTCCTGATGGCCGAGAGGTTGATGTTAAGCCTCTTCTTCACCTTGTTGAAGACATCCTCAAACGAGCCACCCTGCAAACCGATACCTCTCTAACG ACTTCCCAAGCCCATGCTGAATCGGAGGACAAGACCAACCATGCCAATTTCGCTGTCATGCTCGATTCGCTTTCGTATACTATTGACAGAATTTCCTGCGAG ATTGCCTATAAGGGTGGGGCAGACGGGCACGCAACAACTGTCGAACTTTTCAACATGCTAGCAAGCTATTCCTGGGATGCCAAACTGGTTCTGACCTTGGCAGCTTTTGCTTTGAATTATGGAGAGTTTTGGCTGCTTGCCCAGATTTACTCTTCAAATCAACTTGCCAAATCCATGGCAATTCTCAAGCAATTGCCTAACATCCTGGAACACTCAGGGCCCTTGAAACCTCGTTTCGATGCCCTTAACAATCTGATCAAGGTTATGATGGACGTGACTAGATGCGTGGTTGAGTTCAAGGATTTACCACCAACTTACATTTCCCATGAAGTGTCAGCGTTGTCCGCAGCCATGGCCCATGTCCCTACTGCTGTCTACTGGACCGTAAGGAGTGTTCTGGCTTGTGCGGCTCAGATTACCAGCCTCACTACCATGGGATATGA GTTTTCAATATCAACCACTAAGGCATGGGAGCTATCCACCTTGGCTCACAAACTCAGCAACATACTTGAGCATCTGAGGAGGCAATTGGCTACTTGCTACCAATACATAG ATGAAAAGAGGAATGTCGAAGCCTATCAAATGCTTCTGAATCTCTTTGAAATGATTCACATTGACAACATGAAGGTCCTCAAGGCCCTGATTTACGCCAAGGATGATATCCAACCACTGATAGATGGCTCTAATAAGAGAAGG GTCCATCTTGATGTATTGAGAAGGAAGAACGTGCTATTGCTCATATCTGGCCTTGACATTTCGAATGATGAGCTTGCGATTCTCGAACAGATATACAATGAATCCAGTCACCACGGAACTAGGCTGGATAGTCAGTATGACCTGGTCTGGATCCCAATTACAGACCATTCAGTTCAATGGACTGATCCACtgaaagaaaaatttgagaGCTTGCAGAATTCAATGCCATGGTACACAGTGTACCATCCTTCATTGATTGATAAGGCAGCCATTAGGTTCATTAAGGAGGTGTGGCACTTCAGGAACAAGCCTATTCTTGTGGTGCTTGACCCTCAAGGAAAGGTGGTTAGCCCAAATGCACTCCACATGATGTGGATTTGGGGAAGCAATGCCTTCCCTTTCACCAGCTTGAGAGAGGAATCTTTGTGGAGGGAAGAGACATGGAGGCTGGAGCTTCTGGTTGATGGCATTGACCCAGTGATTCTTAATTGG ATTAAGGAAGAGAAGTACATTTTCATGTACGGAGGGGACGATGTTGAATGGGTGAGGAAGTTCACGAACACAGCACGTGCTGTTGCTCAGGCAGCCCGCATTCCCCTTGAGATGGTTTATGTGGGGAAGAGCAGAAAGAGGGAGCAAATCCGGCGAGTCATGGGGACAATTAATGTGGAGAAGCTCAGTTACGCCTGGCAAGACCTTACCATGATATGGTTCTTTTGGACCAGGCTAGAGAGCATGCTCTTCTCCAAGATTCAGCTAGGCAAGGTTGACGACCATGATCCTATGATGCAAGCAATCAAGAAGTTACTTAGCTACGACAGAGAAGGTGGATGGGCTGTGCTTAGCAAGGGCTCTAGTGTTGTCGTCAATGGCCATGGCACCACAGTTTTGCCAACATTGGTCGAGTATGACTTGTGGAAGGAGCAAGTGCCAGTTAAGGGTTTTGATTTGGCCTTCCAAGAGCACCATGGAAATCTTCATGACATTGTTCATCCTTGCTCCCGCTTTGAGTTCCCAATGACTGCTGGTAGGATCCCCGAGACCTTGAAATGCCCCGAGTGCAACCGCTCCATGGAGAAATTCACCACTTTCCTTTGCTGCCATGACGTGCTGCTCCAGTAG